The following are encoded together in the Lewinella sp. 4G2 genome:
- a CDS encoding potassium channel family protein, translated as MQIFYALRQTARRARRAVGGGIRFRTYLLGIILAILFLLHIGAMVIFEGLSFGDAAWLTITTATTVGYGDMSATTTAGRWATVLLMYIGGIFILAQLAGLVFENAQDGMERRRKGLVAIKTNNHIVIFGWREAYLRRVVREIRSSMSDLSDAEIVIVSPNLELLPEDLIKLDVIHVQGELYDPGTIAKVNLAAAARIAILPERGDDETAYTNLELISRVNTFPADVIYAANNVNALKMAEDLGAADALIFDANYPEVFARSIITVGGEDIITELIGRNGVELIMVQRPMNTTIGEIVTLTAPHGTLLGVQTSGEGHYDLHPAKATKITNQRLIYLADVERHQSDEAALQAIEDALQPLIVASELIPYGEPAKVGLIGTTKRVTDAFIESLQQELNDQEIEYLGAGVLSAGGKWKSEVLQELDAVVVMASNPTDPATDARTYLLIRQLRKLGFRGRIIAEALLPESTVRFTEIGANNILRPITRNVNILARCIATGAEEILDNLYSSTGDSELLGFEVNITEAWSTFSERIHSAGLPIAFRNDSGDHLIPTVDFVAGRGKLFLLVDTEANGNIKIVRQVLRPYLAD; from the coding sequence ATGCAAATCTTTTACGCGCTTCGGCAAACCGCGCGCCGCGCACGGCGGGCAGTTGGTGGGGGAATCCGCTTTCGGACTTACCTGCTGGGGATCATCCTGGCCATCCTGTTTCTGCTCCACATCGGGGCGATGGTAATCTTTGAAGGCTTGTCATTCGGAGACGCCGCCTGGCTCACCATAACGACGGCTACTACGGTAGGCTATGGTGATATGTCCGCCACTACTACGGCCGGCCGATGGGCTACGGTTCTGTTGATGTACATCGGTGGCATCTTTATCCTTGCTCAACTAGCTGGGCTGGTATTCGAAAATGCGCAGGATGGAATGGAGCGCCGCCGCAAGGGGCTCGTAGCCATTAAAACAAATAATCACATCGTCATCTTCGGCTGGCGGGAAGCTTACCTCCGTCGGGTAGTCCGGGAAATACGGTCGAGTATGTCGGATTTGAGCGATGCCGAAATAGTCATCGTCAGCCCCAACCTGGAATTACTTCCTGAGGATTTGATCAAGCTTGACGTCATCCACGTTCAGGGCGAATTGTACGACCCTGGCACTATCGCCAAAGTAAATCTTGCGGCAGCTGCGCGTATCGCCATCTTACCCGAGCGCGGTGACGATGAAACGGCCTATACTAATCTCGAACTCATTTCTCGGGTCAACACTTTTCCCGCTGACGTAATCTACGCCGCCAACAACGTCAATGCCCTCAAGATGGCGGAAGATCTTGGTGCCGCCGACGCGTTGATCTTCGACGCCAATTACCCCGAAGTCTTTGCCCGGTCAATCATCACCGTGGGAGGAGAAGATATCATCACCGAACTCATTGGCCGCAATGGGGTAGAATTGATCATGGTTCAACGACCCATGAATACTACTATCGGCGAAATTGTCACACTGACCGCGCCACACGGTACGCTACTAGGTGTCCAGACTTCGGGGGAAGGTCATTATGATCTTCATCCAGCTAAGGCAACCAAGATTACCAACCAAAGGCTGATTTACCTAGCAGACGTAGAAAGGCACCAATCAGATGAAGCGGCTCTTCAAGCTATCGAAGATGCCCTCCAACCGCTAATCGTAGCGTCAGAACTAATTCCTTACGGAGAACCCGCTAAAGTAGGATTGATCGGAACCACCAAACGCGTTACCGATGCCTTCATCGAAAGCCTCCAACAGGAACTGAATGACCAGGAGATCGAATACCTCGGCGCGGGTGTCCTCAGCGCAGGAGGCAAGTGGAAAAGTGAAGTTCTTCAGGAACTCGACGCCGTGGTGGTCATGGCCAGCAACCCTACGGACCCCGCAACCGATGCCCGGACTTACCTGCTCATCCGCCAACTCAGAAAACTGGGCTTTCGTGGGCGGATCATCGCGGAAGCCCTGCTTCCGGAGAGTACGGTGCGCTTTACTGAAATTGGCGCGAACAACATCCTCCGCCCCATCACCAGAAACGTCAATATCCTGGCGCGGTGCATCGCTACGGGCGCAGAGGAAATCCTCGATAACCTGTACAGTAGTACCGGCGACAGCGAACTGCTAGGCTTTGAGGTGAACATCACCGAAGCGTGGAGTACCTTCAGTGAGCGTATCCACTCCGCCGGCCTGCCCATAGCCTTTCGCAATGATTCGGGAGACCACCTTATTCCTACGGTTGATTTCGTCGCGGGCCGGGGAAAATTGTTTTTGTTGGTGGATACCGAAGCGAATGGAAATATCAAGATAGTGCGCCAAGTACTCCGTCCGTACTTGGCTGACTAA
- a CDS encoding alpha-amylase family glycosyl hydrolase, whose translation MRTFALALALVCSSMAFGQDFMLQGWYWDYDKDGCNGYSGPNWADRLNDQVTTLGEAGITHVWLPPMSRASFGACSNGYDPKDLYDLGEYGLGRTGFGTRAEVDALIASLTQGGMEAVADVVYNHRDGGAPEDNPAVKAYVETNYDGGGEQPFPSDRFRNRLPLGGTYGAGDYYIKISSKTQNFGPNRYKFYATVAGVDQPFQGRIDETEPNGGGDCGQPFDDVQLDQDLIANLYDFSGCYTDEFKLTITDNDFLASGDDLLISLTNFESGYSDHRIYDIYYQPTNGNGFNVNLADLKYETYTDFTQLPSAQGGMNFENFRPNSTNTNTTGLNGDEESLLFFYDVVQANPSSRQVYADWSKWLMNSVGIGGLRMDAVKHFPPSFVGQILDDLHDNNLTPGMVVGEFFDGDANKLAGWVNAVNASKTKSQAAVKVFDFTLREALKQACDNGGFDVREVYNRSLRDATNLTGFNVVTFVNNHDFRGPGEAVMNDPLLAYAYIMTNNQLGVPSIFYPDFFGTELPNAPQIDLSEELTQLMSIHQQYIVNATSVDYLNRFGTPYTATYNSGVSNQAMVYQLRGAPGAAEVIVAINFNDVPLDIQQTIPGVSQFGAPLFTEVTGNAPTSTVVAEGDQFQINVPAKSYAIYALTAEDVVFNAEAGTWHATIQDAVDQADSNLATDLYVRPGAYDEAVDYSAKNIHVHIGFPPTDETGDTEE comes from the coding sequence ATGAGAACTTTTGCACTTGCGCTGGCCCTGGTCTGTTCCAGCATGGCCTTCGGACAGGATTTCATGCTCCAGGGATGGTACTGGGATTACGATAAGGATGGCTGTAACGGTTACAGTGGCCCCAACTGGGCGGACCGGCTGAACGACCAGGTCACCACCCTCGGCGAGGCCGGGATCACCCACGTGTGGCTCCCCCCGATGAGCCGGGCGAGTTTTGGCGCCTGCTCCAATGGATACGACCCGAAGGATCTGTACGACCTCGGTGAATACGGACTGGGCCGTACCGGCTTTGGCACCCGTGCCGAGGTGGATGCGCTAATTGCTTCTCTGACCCAAGGGGGCATGGAAGCCGTGGCCGACGTAGTGTACAACCACCGCGACGGCGGCGCGCCGGAGGACAACCCGGCCGTAAAGGCTTACGTAGAAACCAATTACGACGGTGGCGGCGAACAGCCCTTCCCGAGCGACCGCTTCCGCAACCGGCTACCCCTCGGTGGCACCTATGGCGCGGGGGATTACTACATTAAGATCAGTTCCAAAACCCAGAATTTCGGGCCGAACCGGTACAAGTTCTACGCAACCGTAGCCGGTGTGGACCAGCCGTTTCAGGGGCGAATCGACGAGACCGAACCCAACGGCGGCGGCGACTGTGGCCAACCTTTCGATGACGTACAACTCGACCAGGATTTGATCGCCAACCTTTATGATTTCAGTGGTTGCTATACCGATGAGTTCAAACTTACGATCACTGACAACGACTTTCTGGCCAGCGGCGACGATCTGTTGATCAGCCTGACCAACTTTGAAAGTGGTTACTCCGACCACCGGATCTACGACATCTACTACCAGCCGACGAATGGAAACGGCTTCAACGTCAACCTCGCGGACCTGAAGTACGAGACCTACACGGACTTTACGCAACTACCCAGTGCGCAAGGAGGGATGAACTTTGAGAACTTCCGCCCGAATTCTACTAATACAAATACAACCGGACTCAACGGGGACGAGGAGAGCCTGCTATTTTTTTACGACGTCGTTCAGGCCAACCCTTCCTCCCGGCAGGTATACGCGGACTGGTCGAAATGGCTCATGAACTCCGTAGGCATCGGCGGGCTACGGATGGACGCCGTGAAGCACTTCCCGCCTTCCTTCGTAGGGCAGATACTGGACGACCTCCACGATAATAATTTGACGCCGGGCATGGTCGTCGGTGAATTCTTTGATGGCGATGCCAACAAACTAGCCGGCTGGGTGAATGCCGTGAACGCCAGCAAAACGAAGTCGCAGGCTGCCGTCAAGGTATTCGACTTCACCCTTCGGGAAGCCTTGAAGCAAGCCTGCGACAACGGTGGTTTCGACGTGCGCGAAGTATACAACCGCAGCCTGCGTGATGCGACTAATTTGACAGGCTTCAACGTGGTGACCTTTGTGAATAACCACGACTTCAGAGGGCCCGGCGAAGCAGTGATGAATGACCCCTTACTAGCCTACGCCTACATCATGACGAATAACCAGTTGGGCGTACCGAGTATCTTCTACCCCGACTTCTTTGGTACGGAGCTACCCAACGCACCGCAGATCGATCTCAGCGAAGAATTGACCCAGTTGATGAGCATTCACCAACAGTACATCGTCAACGCTACTTCCGTAGACTACCTGAACCGTTTCGGTACGCCCTATACGGCTACCTACAACAGTGGTGTAAGTAACCAGGCGATGGTCTACCAACTGCGGGGAGCTCCGGGCGCAGCGGAGGTGATTGTGGCGATCAACTTCAACGACGTCCCACTGGACATTCAGCAGACCATTCCGGGCGTGAGCCAGTTCGGCGCGCCGCTCTTTACCGAAGTGACGGGGAACGCACCGACCTCAACGGTCGTCGCGGAGGGCGATCAATTTCAGATCAACGTACCGGCCAAATCCTACGCGATCTACGCACTGACCGCCGAAGACGTTGTCTTTAACGCCGAAGCGGGCACGTGGCACGCCACCATTCAGGATGCCGTGGACCAGGCAGATTCGAATTTGGCTACTGACCTGTACGTTCGGCCCGGAGCCTACGATGAAGCGGTGGATTATTCCGCAAAGAATATCCATGTACACATTGGGTTCCCACCCACGGATGAAACTGGAGACACAGAGGAATAA